One genomic region from Apodemus sylvaticus chromosome 1, mApoSyl1.1, whole genome shotgun sequence encodes:
- the Ndn gene encoding necdin, with translation MSEQSKDLSDPNLAAEAPDSEMQCSAAVPEGIPPPAFLAADLAGPPCAPEGPMEAPQASPPPEERFEDADPKVQQQALEEARGHQPESPPRPLPPPPAPAQLVLKAHELMWYVLVKDQKRMVLWFPDMVKEVMGSYKKWCRSILRRTSVILSRVFGLHLRLTNIHTMEFALVKALSPEELDRVALNNRMPMTGLLLMILSLIYVKGRGAREGAVWNVLRILGLRPWKKHSTFGDVRKIITEEFVQQNYLKYQRVPHIEPPEYEFFWGSRANREITKMQIMEFLARVFKKDPQAWPSRYREALEQARALREANLAAQPPRSSVSGD, from the coding sequence ATGTCGGAACAAAGTAAGGATCTGAGCGACCCTAACCTTGCTGCCGAGGCCCCCGACTCTGAGATGCAGTGCAGCGCTGCTGTTCCCGAGGGGATCCCTCCTCCCGCTTTTCTGGCCGCAGACCTCGCAGGGCCACCGTGCGCTCCTGAAGGCCCTATGGAAGCCCCGCAGGCCTCGCCACCGCCCGAAGAACGGTTCGAAGATGCTGACCCTAAGGTCCAGCAGCAGGCCCTAGAGGAGGCCCGCGGCCACCAGCCCGAGAGCCCACCCCGGCCGCTCCCACCACCGCCAGCCCCTGCCCAGCTGGTCCTGAAGGCGCACGAGCTCATGTGGTACGTGTTGGTGAAGGACCAGAAGAGGATGGTCCTCTGGTTTCCAGACATGGTGAAAGAGGTCATGGGCAGCTACAAGAAATGGTGCAGAAGCATCCTCAGGCGCACCAGCGTCATCCTCTCCAGAGTGTTCGGGCTGCACCTGAGGCTGACCAATATCCACACCATGGAGTTTGCCCTGGTCAAAGCACTCAGCCCAGAGGAGCTAGACAGGGTGGCGCTGAACAACCGTATGCCGATGACAGGCCTCCTGCTGATGATCCTGAGCCTCATCTACGTGAAGGGCCGCGGGGCCAGAGAGGGTGCGGTCTGGAATGTGCTGCGCATCCTAGGGCTGAGGCCCTGGAAGAAGCACTCCACCTTTGGAGATGTGAGGAAGATTATCACCGAGGAGTTCGTCCAGCAGAATTACCTGAAGTACCAGCGTGTGCCCCACATCGAGCCTCCCGAGTACGAGTTCTTCTGGGGATCCAGAGCTAACCGCGAAATCACCAAGATGCAGATCATGGAGTTCCTGGCCAGAGTCTTCAAGAAAGATCCCCAGGCTTGGCCTTCCCGCTACAGGGAGGCTCTGGAGCAGGCCAGAGCTCTGCGGGAGGCTAATCTTGCTGCCCAGCCCCCCCGCAGCAGTGTCTCTGGTGATTAA